In the Acidovorax sp. A79 genome, one interval contains:
- a CDS encoding acyl-CoA thioesterase — MNIPSHQLSMTVLMSPDMANFSGNVHGGAILKLLDQVAYSCASRYSACYVVTLSVDQVMFLQPIHVGELVTFLASVNYTGSSSMEIGIKVVAEDIRSQVVRHVNSCFFTMVAVDESRKPVTVPALSPSTADERRRWEAALLRKALRKELAQRFQQVRESAGT; from the coding sequence ATGAACATCCCTTCCCACCAACTCAGCATGACCGTGCTCATGTCGCCCGACATGGCCAATTTCTCGGGCAATGTGCACGGTGGCGCCATTCTCAAGCTGCTGGACCAGGTGGCCTATTCGTGCGCCAGCCGGTATTCGGCGTGTTACGTGGTCACGCTCAGCGTGGACCAGGTGATGTTCCTGCAGCCCATCCATGTCGGTGAGCTGGTGACCTTCCTGGCCAGCGTGAACTACACGGGGTCATCGTCCATGGAGATCGGCATCAAGGTGGTGGCCGAGGACATCCGCTCGCAGGTGGTGCGCCATGTGAACAGCTGCTTCTTCACCATGGTGGCGGTGGATGAATCGCGCAAGCCGGTGACGGTGCCGGCACTGTCGCCGTCCACGGCCGACGAACGCCGCCGCTGGGAAGCGGCCCTGCTGCGCAAGGCGCTGCGCAAAGAGCTGGCGCAACGCTTCCAGCAGGTGCGCGAGTCGGCGGGCACCTGA
- a CDS encoding DUF4124 domain-containing protein, translating into MNPIRYAACALLLLLLGFLAPAWAINKCTDADGKVSFQDGPCPGQGEKVEVRPAMQGATPVQPAPSTAKEGAFGATWQRKHYLQNQGVPQARAAVERSQQECAATAPDTAVAHAGPLRRSTLASGSQFAQERAAGADKDKAACEARTNELRNQLKSLEAELGKP; encoded by the coding sequence ATGAATCCGATCCGCTATGCCGCCTGCGCCCTGCTGTTGCTGCTGCTGGGCTTTCTGGCCCCGGCCTGGGCCATCAACAAATGCACGGACGCCGATGGCAAGGTGTCGTTCCAGGACGGGCCCTGCCCGGGCCAGGGCGAGAAGGTCGAGGTGCGGCCCGCCATGCAGGGCGCCACCCCCGTGCAGCCTGCCCCTTCCACCGCGAAGGAAGGCGCCTTCGGCGCGACCTGGCAGCGCAAGCACTATCTGCAGAACCAGGGCGTGCCCCAGGCGCGCGCGGCCGTCGAGCGCAGCCAGCAGGAATGTGCGGCCACGGCGCCGGATACCGCCGTGGCCCACGCCGGCCCGCTGCGGCGCAGCACCCTGGCCTCAGGCTCCCAGTTCGCGCAGGAGCGCGCCGCCGGTGCCGACAAGGACAAGGCCGCGTGCGAGGCGCGAACCAACGAGCTGCGCAACCAGCTGAAGTCGCTCGAAGCCGAGCTCGGCAAGCCGTAG
- a CDS encoding sterol desaturase family protein, whose protein sequence is MLEIDKLNEFTESHGALRTGRGLVSGVIALTLAILCFLGVLAFHFPEYLTTPQLRKSYDVTVIRTIMLAAMAIAGGISLVNILFNRSRWLATFAFAMVALAAFLGGHKVEVDPNFPDNTPYIGLDWFILDLLGSSLIFIFIEKLFALRKDQPIFRAEWQTDFHHFIVNHMVVGFVLLATNLLVHKFFGWAANDGIRGWVQGLNFWVALFLIVLVADLVQYWTHRAYHEVPLLWRLHAVHHSVKSMDWMAGSRQHILELLITRTLVLAPIYVLGFSKEVIDAYIVVVGFQAVFNHANVSVRLGPLRYVLVTPNFHHWHHSQDQEALDKNYAAHFAFLDYLFGTAVKSTKLWPEHYGVLGDYVPNGFVKQFKFPFTWKG, encoded by the coding sequence ATGCTCGAAATCGACAAGCTCAATGAATTCACCGAAAGCCACGGCGCGCTGCGAACGGGGCGCGGACTGGTGTCGGGCGTGATCGCGCTCACGCTCGCGATCCTGTGCTTCCTGGGCGTGCTGGCCTTCCACTTCCCCGAATACCTGACCACGCCACAGCTGCGCAAGAGCTACGACGTGACGGTGATCCGCACCATCATGCTGGCGGCCATGGCGATCGCGGGCGGCATCTCGCTGGTCAACATCCTGTTCAACCGCTCGCGCTGGCTGGCCACGTTTGCCTTCGCCATGGTGGCGCTGGCCGCCTTCCTGGGCGGCCACAAGGTGGAGGTGGACCCGAACTTTCCCGACAACACGCCCTACATCGGCCTGGACTGGTTCATCCTGGACCTGCTGGGCAGCTCGCTGATCTTCATCTTCATCGAGAAGCTGTTCGCGCTGCGCAAGGACCAGCCCATCTTCCGCGCCGAGTGGCAGACCGATTTCCACCACTTCATCGTGAACCACATGGTGGTGGGCTTCGTGCTGCTGGCCACCAACCTGCTGGTGCACAAGTTCTTCGGCTGGGCCGCCAACGACGGCATCCGCGGCTGGGTGCAGGGCCTGAACTTCTGGGTGGCGCTGTTCCTCATCGTGCTCGTGGCCGATCTCGTGCAGTACTGGACACACCGCGCCTACCACGAGGTGCCGCTGCTGTGGCGCCTGCACGCCGTGCACCACAGCGTGAAAAGCATGGACTGGATGGCCGGCTCGCGCCAGCACATCCTGGAGCTGCTGATCACGCGCACCCTGGTGCTCGCGCCCATCTACGTGCTGGGCTTTTCCAAGGAAGTGATCGACGCCTACATCGTGGTCGTCGGCTTCCAGGCGGTGTTCAACCACGCCAACGTGAGCGTGCGCCTGGGGCCGCTGCGCTACGTGCTGGTCACGCCCAACTTCCACCACTGGCACCACAGCCAGGACCAGGAGGCGCTGGACAAGAACTACGCGGCGCACTTTGCTTTTCTCGACTACCTGTTCGGCACCGCCGTGAAAAGCACCAAGCTCTGGCCCGAGCACTATGGCGTGCTGGGCGACTACGTGCCCAACGGGTTCGTCAAGCAGTTCAAGTTCCCGTTCACCTGGAAAGGGTGA